In Geotalea uraniireducens, one genomic interval encodes:
- a CDS encoding DUF3800 domain-containing protein, with protein MSEIYNVYCDESCHLENDHQQVMVLGAVWCPLEKAREISVRLREIKAHHGLKPEFELKWTKVSPAKVRFYLDVLDYFFDDDDLCFRALIVPDKTRLCHEAFGQSHDDWYYKMYFDMLKVIFNPRSHYRIYLDIKDTRSAGKVAKLHDVLCNNFYDFSRTIIERVQNVRSHEVEILQVADLLIGAVSYVNRGLSGNTGKEALIARMRERSRYCLTKTTLLREEKVNLFRWFASDGGA; from the coding sequence ATGAGCGAAATTTATAACGTCTATTGCGACGAAAGCTGCCATCTGGAAAATGACCATCAGCAAGTTATGGTGCTTGGTGCTGTCTGGTGCCCTCTGGAAAAGGCGCGCGAAATTTCAGTTCGCCTGCGGGAAATAAAGGCTCATCATGGGTTGAAGCCTGAGTTTGAACTTAAATGGACCAAGGTTTCACCAGCGAAGGTACGTTTTTACCTGGATGTACTGGATTATTTCTTCGACGATGATGACCTCTGTTTCCGGGCGCTCATCGTCCCAGACAAAACCAGGCTCTGCCACGAGGCTTTCGGCCAAAGCCATGACGACTGGTACTACAAGATGTATTTTGACATGCTCAAGGTCATCTTCAATCCCCGCTCCCATTACCGGATTTACCTGGATATCAAGGATACGCGCAGCGCCGGCAAGGTTGCCAAACTGCATGATGTGTTGTGCAACAACTTCTATGATTTCTCCCGAACCATCATTGAACGCGTTCAGAATGTTCGCTCACATGAAGTCGAAATTCTGCAAGTAGCGGATCTCCTCATCGGTGCCGTGTCCTACGTCAATCGCGGCCTATCCGGTAATACCGGGAAAGAAGCTCTGATTGCCCGAATGAGAGAACGTTCCCGCTACTGCCTTACGAAAACAACCCTCTTGCGTGAAGAAAAGGTGAATTTGTTCCGTTGGTTTGCTTCGGATGGTGGCGCATGA